The genomic region TCACTTCCTGCGGCCCAATGAGGATCTCCATTAGAGATTAAAGTGATTAGTATCATTAATGAGTGTTGTGTGGATGAACAAATATATGGTAATAAATACACACTGTGTCCCGAAAGTCTACATAGCTAGGAGAACTCTCATGATTTGCACTCATCACTTGATTAAAGAGCTCAGTAAAACTTCATTAGTGGACATTTAGAGGGTCAAAcactcttcatcacttcatcacaggATCAGGTTTATTTACATGTACACAGAGTCTCAAAAATCTACATACATCGCGGGaatttacacttttatttatttatttatttttaaaaaaaagcaaaatgcaaCTTTATTTACTAAACTTTATCTACATGATTGTCATTGCTttctttgtataaataaatgtataaatacattaatagataaatgaataaataaataaataaataaaccaagtATGAAAACTTTACTCAGAAGTGTTCTCCTAGCTATTTAGACTTTCGGGACACAGTGTGTATTTATTACCATATATTTGTTCATCCACACAACACTCATTAATGATACTAATCACTTTAATCTCTAATGGAGATCCTCATTGGGCCGCAGGAAGTGACGCCGTTTGGATTGAACTGGAGAGAAAGCTcctgcaaagtgtgtgtgtgtcagaaagtgtgtgttggaAGCGCGCGCGTGTCCGTGTTTCCGTGTTTTGGAAAGCGAAAGCGCGCGCACGAGGCTCACTATATAAAGCTGCAGAGCGGCTCTTCGCTCACACACCGAGAGGAAGATCTTAGAGAGAACACATCACTGAATCCGTCACTGACAGCCTTTATTTCTGTTcacatttatttacttcttaCTGATTTATTATGGGTCTTATCTTCTCCGCCATTTTTTCACGTTTCATCAACAAGAAGGAGATGAGATTGCTGATGGGTGAGTGCATTCAGTCTGGAGTTTATTCtgtaaaataatacatataacTCTATTATAGAACTATGGATAGTTTAACCTCCTGCACTTATAAAGTAAAATCATTTCTCTCCTCCAAGTTGGTCTGGATGCAGCCGGAAAGACTACAGTCCTCTACAAACTCAAACTGGGGGAAGTCGTCACAACCATTCCTACTATTGGTAAGATTGTTATAAATACTGTTATAAATActgttattagactgttattgGTTGACTAATGACATAGAATTAAGCCTTAATATGTGTctgttttgtgtctgttttattctgtaaatCAGGCTTTAACGTTGAGACGGTCGAGTACAAGAACATCTCCTTCACTGTGTGGGACGTCGGAGGACAGACTGTCATTAGACCGCTCTGGAGACACTACTATCAGAACACCAAGGTGAGTTCATGATCAAATACAACATTCATCTCCATTTCCATTTAAACTTCACAGAACCACCTTCAGGTTATCTAAAGCAGGTCTGGTTTAGATTAGGAGTCTAATCTAATGTCTAATGCCTGCTTACTGTTACCTGTTGTTTAGATCAAGGCACTAGCagataaaaactattttaaacaTGTGGTTGATGTACTTCATTTAAAGGAAGCtggttatatattgtgtgttggTGCAGGGCCTCATCTTTGTGGTGGACAGCAGTGACCGTGAGCGCATCCAGGAAGCTGCTGAAGAGCTGCACATGATGGTAAATGAATCCTTCTTTCTGTTCATGATGTGTACTTACTATTTATCTCCATCTTGTGATTGAAAAAtaaggttttttgttttcagcTTGATGAAAATGAGCTGAGGGACACCATTGTGTTGGTTCTTGCTAACAAGCAGGATTTGCCTAATGCCATGCCGGTTCACGAGATGACCGAGAAGCTCAGATTGCACGCCATGAAGGGACGAGATGTGAGTAGATCATAATTATGACAATGTTGTGTGACTTCTTTCTGAACCATTAGACTAACATGCAGAGTCTTAGGGAGGAAAAATATgtccatttctctctgtctctttatttcaGTGGTACATTCAGTCGACCTGTGCGACAAATGGAGAAGGTTTATATGAAGGACTGGACTGGCTTTCAAATCAGCTCTCCAAACGATAAAATCTGATCCGTTGCACTAAGtgaatttatttgaaaaatactgtactgtatataaatgtgCCAATAACACTGTGAATATTATGATAATGTAATATagcacttttctttttctgaaatTTTACACTATTTATGGTTTATTGTTTGTCTCACAAATAATTGATTATGCCAAAtgtatggaaataaaaatatctatttttt from Hemibagrus wyckioides isolate EC202008001 linkage group LG21, SWU_Hwy_1.0, whole genome shotgun sequence harbors:
- the LOC131342367 gene encoding ADP-ribosylation factor 4-like produces the protein MGLIFSAIFSRFINKKEMRLLMVGLDAAGKTTVLYKLKLGEVVTTIPTIGFNVETVEYKNISFTVWDVGGQTVIRPLWRHYYQNTKGLIFVVDSSDRERIQEAAEELHMMLDENELRDTIVLVLANKQDLPNAMPVHEMTEKLRLHAMKGRDWYIQSTCATNGEGLYEGLDWLSNQLSKR